The following are from one region of the Streptomyces fradiae genome:
- a CDS encoding GNAT family N-acetyltransferase, which yields MTLFGHDLTDSAQLRPLEPWQAGEFAAYVDRVRPHLAPWLPWAHFIVDADSARNFLQRYADTQSQDGGRIFGIWVDGKLEGGALFRIFDVPTGVCEMGVWLSPDAQGKGLVTLAARHLADWALKVRGMHRVEWRVTPANDRSIAVAKRLGMQYEGTLREVFAFNGARQDLEIWALLATEQA from the coding sequence GTGACCCTCTTCGGCCACGACCTGACAGACTCCGCCCAGCTACGCCCACTGGAGCCGTGGCAGGCGGGAGAATTCGCCGCGTACGTGGACCGGGTGCGCCCGCATCTGGCCCCCTGGCTGCCGTGGGCGCACTTCATCGTGGACGCCGATTCCGCGCGGAATTTCCTCCAGCGGTACGCCGACACACAGAGTCAGGACGGCGGCCGGATTTTCGGGATCTGGGTCGACGGAAAACTGGAGGGCGGTGCGCTCTTCCGTATCTTCGACGTGCCCACCGGGGTATGCGAAATGGGTGTCTGGCTCTCCCCCGACGCACAGGGAAAGGGCCTTGTCACGCTCGCCGCGCGGCATCTCGCGGACTGGGCGCTGAAGGTACGCGGAATGCACCGGGTGGAATGGCGGGTGACGCCCGCGAACGACCGCAGCATTGCCGTCGCGAAGCGCCTCGGAATGCAGTACGAGGGCACGCTGCGTGAGGTGTTCGCCTTCAACGGCGCGCGTCAGGACCTGGAGATCTGGGCGCTGCTCGCGACCGAGCAGGCGTGA
- a CDS encoding heme-binding protein: protein MKKISMRARVLTGGATLVALGAGAFGAVSANAATPAAAPAAAVVKADVKNKNTTQSTHLTIEAATKAAQATLKAAEKENQRVSVAVVDRNGNTIVTLRGDGAGPQSYESAVKKAYTAVSWNAPTSELVKRLTNAPTLKDIPGTLFLAGGAPVTAKGAPIAGIGVAGAPSGDLDEKFAQAGVAALN from the coding sequence ATGAAGAAGATCTCGATGCGGGCCCGTGTCCTGACCGGCGGCGCCACCCTCGTCGCCCTCGGCGCCGGCGCCTTCGGTGCCGTCTCCGCGAACGCCGCCACGCCCGCCGCCGCCCCGGCCGCCGCGGTCGTCAAGGCGGACGTGAAGAACAAGAACACCACGCAGAGCACGCATCTGACGATCGAGGCGGCGACGAAGGCCGCGCAGGCCACCCTGAAGGCCGCCGAGAAGGAGAACCAGCGGGTGTCGGTGGCGGTCGTGGACCGCAACGGCAACACCATCGTGACCCTGCGCGGCGACGGCGCGGGCCCGCAGTCCTACGAGTCGGCCGTGAAGAAGGCGTACACCGCGGTCTCCTGGAACGCGCCCACCTCCGAGCTGGTCAAGCGCCTCACCAACGCGCCGACCCTGAAGGACATCCCCGGCACCCTCTTCCTCGCCGGCGGCGCCCCCGTCACGGCCAAGGGCGCCCCCATCGCGGGCATCGGCGTGGCCGGCGCGCCCTCCGGCGACCTGGACGAGAAGTTCGCCCAGGCCGGCGTCGCCGCCCTCAACTGA
- the helR gene encoding RNA polymerase recycling motor ATPase HelR, translating into MRTHTSAFNLSDHHSPKADPALIAADEQHFTAVAESLEESIAELSDRLTVLRRAPGGIGREAMERDNEIHRLTARLRTLRRFGLDLCLGRIVPADSAGPGSDGPGSAEPVYIGRLGLTDAAGRRLLVDWRSPAAEPFFAATHARPMGLASRRRYQWTDGRIHDYWDEVFSADGLEGHAALDDQSAFIASLGSNRSERMRDVLATIQADQDAIIRAGSRGALVVDGGPGTGKTVVALHRTAHLLYADPRLGHRRGGVLFVGPSRPYLAYVSDVLPSLGEEGVRTCTVRDLVPEGATAVPESDPEVARLKSSAEMVRSIELAVRFYEEAPTQALTVSTPWAELRLTADDWAEAFEAADGVPHNEARERIWAELGSLLLEKLDEDTEVPEEPFRRALRADRELAETLHGAWPVLDPADLVGDLWSVPAYLRLCAPWLSRDEVRLLQRADVRAWTVSDLPLLDAARQRLGDPEAGLRLRRYEQALADQRREMSAVVDNLIAAAADSGADGDDGEGLVRMLRGEDAKVSLVDESVLPGAERDALAGPFAHIVVDEAQELTDAEWQMLRLRCPSRSFTVVGDRAQARHGFTESWRERLERVGLDRVEMASLSINYRTPEEVMAEAEPAIRAALPDANVPTSVRRSGVPVAHGAVADLDGILDAWLAEHAEGTACVIGGPAVRGRERVFSLTPELSKGLEFDLVVLVDPERFGTGVEGAVDRYVAMTRATRQLVILTSA; encoded by the coding sequence GTGCGTACGCATACGTCCGCGTTCAATCTGTCCGACCACCACTCCCCCAAGGCCGACCCGGCGCTGATCGCCGCCGACGAGCAGCACTTCACGGCCGTCGCCGAGAGCCTGGAGGAGTCGATCGCCGAGCTGTCGGACCGGCTCACCGTGCTGCGCAGGGCGCCGGGCGGGATCGGCCGCGAGGCGATGGAGCGGGACAACGAGATCCACCGGCTGACCGCCCGGCTGCGCACCCTGCGCCGCTTCGGCCTGGACCTGTGCCTGGGGCGGATCGTTCCCGCGGACTCGGCCGGACCGGGCTCCGACGGGCCCGGTTCCGCCGAGCCCGTCTACATCGGGCGGCTCGGCCTCACCGACGCCGCCGGGCGGCGGCTGCTCGTCGACTGGCGCTCGCCGGCCGCCGAACCCTTCTTCGCCGCGACCCACGCCCGCCCGATGGGCCTGGCCAGCCGCCGCCGCTACCAGTGGACCGACGGCCGGATCCACGACTACTGGGACGAGGTGTTCAGCGCCGACGGCCTCGAAGGGCACGCGGCGCTCGACGACCAGTCCGCGTTCATCGCGAGCCTCGGCTCCAACCGCTCCGAGCGCATGCGGGACGTGCTGGCCACGATCCAGGCCGACCAGGACGCGATCATCCGGGCCGGCTCGCGCGGCGCGCTGGTCGTCGACGGCGGCCCGGGCACCGGCAAGACCGTCGTCGCCCTGCACCGCACCGCCCATCTGCTCTACGCCGACCCGCGCCTCGGCCACCGGCGCGGCGGCGTCCTCTTCGTCGGCCCGAGCAGGCCCTATCTGGCGTACGTCTCCGACGTGCTGCCCAGCCTCGGCGAGGAGGGCGTGCGCACCTGCACCGTGCGCGACCTGGTCCCCGAGGGCGCCACCGCGGTGCCGGAGAGCGACCCGGAGGTGGCGCGGCTGAAGTCCTCCGCCGAGATGGTGCGCTCGATCGAGCTCGCGGTGCGGTTCTACGAGGAGGCGCCGACGCAGGCGCTGACCGTCAGCACCCCGTGGGCGGAGCTGCGGCTCACCGCCGACGACTGGGCGGAGGCCTTCGAGGCCGCCGACGGCGTGCCGCACAACGAGGCCCGCGAGCGGATCTGGGCGGAGCTGGGCAGCCTGCTCCTGGAGAAGCTGGACGAGGACACCGAGGTGCCCGAGGAGCCGTTCCGCCGGGCGCTGCGCGCCGACCGCGAGCTGGCCGAGACGCTGCACGGGGCCTGGCCGGTGCTCGATCCGGCCGACCTGGTGGGCGACCTCTGGTCCGTACCGGCGTATCTGCGGCTCTGCGCACCGTGGCTGTCGCGGGACGAGGTGCGGCTGCTGCAACGCGCGGACGTCCGGGCGTGGACGGTGTCCGACCTGCCGCTCCTGGACGCGGCGCGGCAGCGGCTCGGCGACCCGGAGGCGGGGCTGCGGCTGCGCCGCTACGAGCAGGCGCTCGCCGACCAGCGCCGGGAGATGTCGGCGGTGGTCGACAACCTGATCGCGGCGGCCGCCGACTCCGGCGCGGACGGGGACGACGGCGAGGGTCTGGTACGGATGCTGCGCGGCGAGGACGCGAAGGTCAGCCTGGTCGACGAGAGCGTCCTGCCGGGCGCCGAACGGGACGCGCTCGCCGGGCCGTTCGCGCACATCGTGGTCGACGAGGCGCAGGAACTCACCGACGCCGAGTGGCAGATGCTGCGGCTGCGCTGCCCGTCGCGCTCCTTCACGGTGGTCGGCGACCGCGCGCAGGCCCGGCACGGCTTCACCGAGTCGTGGCGGGAGCGTCTGGAGCGGGTCGGCCTGGACCGGGTCGAGATGGCCTCGCTGAGCATCAACTACCGTACGCCGGAAGAGGTGATGGCCGAGGCCGAGCCCGCCATCCGGGCCGCGCTGCCCGACGCCAATGTGCCGACCTCGGTGCGCCGTTCCGGCGTGCCGGTGGCGCACGGCGCGGTCGCGGACCTGGACGGGATCCTGGACGCGTGGCTGGCCGAGCACGCCGAAGGGACCGCCTGTGTCATCGGCGGTCCCGCGGTGCGGGGCAGGGAGCGGGTCTTCTCGCTCACCCCGGAGCTGTCGAAGGGCCTGGAGTTCGACCTGGTGGTCCTGGTCGATCCCGAGCGGTTCGGCACCGGCGTCGAGGGCGCCGTCGACCGCTATGTCGCGATGACCCGGGCGACCCGGCAGCTCGTGATCCTCACGAGCGCCTGA
- a CDS encoding sensor histidine kinase encodes MAGMDGEGTRESSWYGETEERWFRVLLHVGFFLLLGSSLTRFLMRHTDEGRAPWVVALAVLLAALYVTGTTPSGARTGTGIRRPWWLGAVVAVWIALVFLAPSFAWCSIPLFYLSLRTLRPPAAAALITLLTAVAVVAQLRLAGRFDLDLLLAPPAVSAIAVAVFVQMDRQTQRQRRLIADLVRTRRELAATERREGTLAERQRLSMEIHDTLAQGLSSQQMLLQAADRVWDGEPATARRHVRAATAIAEHNLTEARRFVHDLAPADLAEGGGLEEALRALAARESTGGLRVRCHVDGAPDRPLPGRVESALVRIAQGALANVREHAGAGTAALTLTYLDDQVVLDVADDGHGFDPAAALADTGGVRGHGLPAIRTRAAQLGGTLTVESAPGEGTVLSAAIPLGVAGGPPV; translated from the coding sequence ATGGCGGGGATGGACGGTGAGGGTACGCGGGAGAGCTCCTGGTACGGGGAGACCGAGGAGCGCTGGTTCCGGGTGCTGCTCCACGTCGGCTTCTTCCTGCTGCTCGGCTCCTCGCTGACCCGCTTCCTGATGCGGCACACCGACGAGGGCCGGGCCCCCTGGGTGGTCGCGCTCGCGGTGCTGCTCGCCGCGCTGTACGTCACCGGGACCACGCCGAGCGGGGCGCGCACCGGCACCGGCATCCGCCGGCCGTGGTGGCTCGGGGCGGTGGTCGCGGTCTGGATCGCGCTGGTGTTCCTGGCGCCCAGCTTCGCCTGGTGCTCGATCCCGCTGTTCTACCTCAGCCTGCGCACCCTGCGCCCGCCGGCCGCGGCGGCGCTGATCACGCTGCTCACGGCGGTGGCCGTGGTGGCGCAGCTGCGGCTCGCCGGCCGCTTCGATCTCGACCTGCTGCTCGCGCCGCCCGCGGTCTCGGCGATCGCCGTGGCCGTCTTCGTACAGATGGACCGGCAGACCCAGCGGCAGCGGCGGCTCATCGCGGATCTGGTCCGCACCCGCCGTGAGCTGGCCGCGACCGAGCGCCGCGAGGGCACGCTCGCCGAGCGGCAGCGGCTCTCGATGGAGATCCACGACACCCTGGCGCAGGGGCTGTCCAGCCAGCAGATGCTGCTGCAGGCCGCCGACCGGGTGTGGGACGGGGAGCCGGCCACCGCCCGCCGGCACGTGCGGGCGGCGACGGCGATCGCCGAGCACAATCTGACCGAGGCCCGCCGCTTCGTGCACGACCTCGCGCCCGCCGACCTCGCCGAGGGCGGCGGCCTCGAGGAGGCCCTGCGGGCGCTCGCCGCCCGGGAGAGCACCGGCGGTCTCCGGGTGCGCTGCCATGTCGACGGCGCTCCCGACCGGCCGCTGCCCGGCCGGGTCGAGTCGGCCCTGGTACGGATCGCGCAGGGCGCCCTGGCCAATGTGCGGGAACACGCGGGCGCGGGCACGGCGGCGCTCACCCTCACGTACCTCGACGACCAGGTCGTCCTCGACGTCGCCGACGACGGGCACGGTTTCGACCCGGCGGCGGCGCTCGCGGACACCGGGGGCGTACGGGGCCACGGACTGCCCGCGATCCGCACCCGCGCCGCCCAGCTCGGCGGCACCCTCACGGTCGAGTCCGCGCCCGGCGAGGGCACCGTACTGTCCGCGGCGATCCCGCTCGGCGTCGCCGGCGGGCCTCCGGTGTGA